The Pyrus communis chromosome 12, drPyrComm1.1, whole genome shotgun sequence genomic sequence ACTTCACACCATAGATTCGTGCATATGCATTAATTCTGAATTTCATTTCCAACATCAGAAAACTGAATACTAACAGGGATATGAGGTTAGGTGTTTGGTAGAAAACCTTTGATAGGAATGGAACGAAAAAGGCCAACATCGTAGTACGTATCAGATGTCCCTTTATGTGTGTCGAATTTTTAAGCTTAGCACATGAACAACACAAATTAGGTGGCGTGGAACACGTCAAGTGTTGGGCTTCACACATGAGACAATTTGGTTTGATACCATGacgaaagttgaggttccatcgccacttagtactacggtctagtggtattcctcttcatttgtaagtgaaaaattttagattcaattcttgccaaaggcgaatttgaaccatattattgttaatcTACTGTGAGTTTAAACTCATCATCTTTCCCTCAGTGTAGATAAtgtcgtttattaaaaaaaaaaagttgttgttgttgtatcataaaactaattaacaatataaaaaataactcaattacttataaacacatgcaagGTCGATCACTTGACAAAATAAAACTCACTAAAGACAATATTATGTTTGTTAAAGATAGGACTCACTGAAGACAATATTATGTTTGTTAAAATGGAAATGGAGCTTCTGATTACACCCAACTTTTATCTCCTCACCCAACGAACTCCTTTTACTTTACAAGACTTTAAAAACTTTACATCTATTCTCCGCACTCACCAAATCTACCAAAATTACCCCTTCCAAATCCTTCTCCATCTTACACGATATATCTTCTCATCCAACAACCTCCCCTTCAATATGGGTTTGCCGAACCAATATTCATCAAGCTATGCACACGGTCAACATGGACTCCAGAGAAAAACATGTTGTTGAGAGTTATGTGCATGGGACCGTTTCACACTTCACACCACAGATTCGTCCATATGCATTAATTCTGAATTTCATTTCAACCAGAAAACTGAATACTAACAGGGATATGAGGACAGGTGTTTGGTAGAAAACCTTTGATAGGAATGGAACAAAAAAGGCCAACATCGTAGTACGTACCAGCCCCAATTACAGCTGTTATTGTTGTAAAGCATCGATGAGACGTCTGCTATAAAGGACAACATTGTTGTTTTATAATGACTGGCATATTAATTTTGATTGATCTGGTATGGTGACTACTCAATTATGAGCACAGATTCTTTTCGgatctaaaaaaaattgagtttaaGAATCAAATAATTCGGATagttaaaatttaatctaacgaTTATAAATAGAAGATCTCTCAAAGTAATAATAATcgtaaccgttagatcaaatttcaacagtcaAGATCAATTAATCATTAGGCTCAGTTTTTTTAGATCTGGAGAAGATCTGTACTCCCAATTATCTCATGATAAATGTTTGTTataatgaagaaagttgaggctCTGTAAAATTAATCGATAATATAGGGAGCATCTTAATCACTTATAAGCAGATGCAAGGTCCTCTTTTATCCGATGTGTAATTCATACTCCCAATATGTCCCTTTATGTGTGTCAAATTTTTAAGCTTAGCACATGAACAACACAAATTAGGTGGCGTGGAACACGTCAAGTGTTGGGTTTCACACATGAGACAATTTGGTCTGATACCATGacgaaagttgaggttccatcgccacttagtactatggtctagtggtattcctcttcacttgtaagtgagaaattttaggttcaattcttgccaaaggcgaatttgaaccacattattgttaatctACTGTGAGTTTAAACCCATCATCTTTCCCTCAGTGTAGATAAtgtcgtttattaaaaaaaaaaaaaagtagttgttgttctatcataaaactaattgacaatataaaaagtaactcaattacttataaacacataCAAGGTCAATCACTTGACAAAATAGAACTCACTAAAGACAATATTATGTTGGTTAAAGATAGGACTCACTGAAGACAATATTATGTTTGTtaaaatggaaatgaagcttctGATTACACCCAACTTTTATCTCCTCACCCAACAAACTCTTTTTACTCTACAAGATTTTAAAAGTTTTACATCTACTCTCCGCACTCACCAAATCTACCAAAATTACCCTTTCCAAATCCTTCTCCATCTTACACGATATATCTTCTCATCCAACAACCTCCCCTTCAATATGGAGTTGCCGAACCCACTTTCCTCCATCAATATTCATCAAGCTATGCACACTCTTTTGAGAATTCAACTTAATTATAAGGAACATGAAACCAGCAGCTCTTTGCAACTTCTTGTGAATTATGTCTTTACTTGCGTTCATTTAAGTTCGTGGTTAGCCATCCAATTGTTCTTCCCCATCAATTTTTAGaagaaatcaaaccaaactaGACTCGAGTGTTCATATAGTCATTGGAGTTGAATATAACAATATGTAAAATTCCATCATTAAGAAGCCAAATTGTATCAAGACTTTGTAACAGCAACATGAAGGTCAGGAGTCGACTTGGAGGAGAAGATCGCGAGCAGGTTAAGCTAGCATTGGTTAACCGAACCCCCAATTCCATGTTCATGGTTATCGGCTAATCCTTAACTCTTATGTTCGGTGCTTAACTTCTGAACATTGAACTTCTTGTCAAATTTTGTGTTCGGCATGTTCAAATACATGATTCAATCTAGTTgtattttatttaagaaaatagaAACAAACATAAGAGGATTTCAGAGAAAAGTGACGGCTTAGGGCAGAACATTGCAGCTCAAACGTCACTTATATACTCCAatgatttagggttttggtcACAATACCACCTTACATCTCATTTAAATTAGCTAGCTAACGAAAGCCTTTAAGACCCCAGTTGTTCTAAGCAACTCTAAACCTCACACCAAAGCAAACCTATCTCAGCCCTACACTTGCAATTTTGGACTAAGTCAACATATTTGGCCGTTACAAATTCAGAAAAAACTAAGCCATTACTTTTGTTTAATACAAAAAATTGGAAGCTAGAAATCAGTCCAGGCATCAACACTCTCCTTTAAATTGTTTCTAGTTTTGACACCAGCAAATCCCTGAGGTATACAAAACTCTCTTTTAGCGTACCTTTAGTAAATACTAGGAAGTGGTGCCCACACGTTGCTGCAAGATAAGAAAGTTCGTAGGTAAtaacaactaaaaaaattaataaaaatagattcAGCATAATTTCtaagtttttgagttttgactaACGTTATATTAATTCATTCAAACAAATGCATTGAGAAATAAGGAGTAAGTGAAATTGGATACATACCTAGATTGAGAATTTGGATAACATATATTCATTgtcttagtttgaccaatatcAGAAAAGATATGTTTGTTGCAATTTAGTACAACAAAGATGGAAATTGGTGTGTCATgctgtttggacccaaaattatACCGTCGGCCCGAGTAATCAAGGTTGTTGAGTGAGCATAACTCCACACTGTTAGATATCaagaagataattttgttattgataaaggataatattatgatttttcatcataataattattttttaattatcttgATATTTTCTTGGACAAGATAAATGGGGATATGCTTTAAGGCACGACATCAAATATTGAAGCATGCAGGATGGGATTGGATTTCTTGAAATTGTTATTATCCAATTCAAGTTTGGTGATAATGATGATGATTAAATGTTATCATGCACGTGGCTTGGTGAGATAGTGGTGAGATAGTGGTGAGATAGTGATTACACTTGGCGGTTTGCAACGGATTGCATGAGTGCATTTGGATAATAAAATGGAGAAGGGGAGTCTCCTGGTTGAAGTAGGAAGCATGACTTGTGCATTATCACCTGGTCATTCATTGGGTCAGCGTAAAAATATGCGGCCATCAAGAAAAGCCGTGTTATATGCTCATGCTCATCAGATTTTTCATCGCTATAAATACGAAGCGATGTGCAACGAACAAGTCCTCTCCAATTTAACACACatattgccctgcgcaaacctctcaaacatcttgagattttttattttctttttccgccaacacacctttactttggataaacatcactgtgaaggcaaccggtgacatctttaatttggataaacagcactgttgtcgtagaatcagccgttcccggagcaccttcagtttggataaacagcactgcgtcgaggccgactggttatctatccaagtctcagtcgagaaggattttcgaatcgtTACTGGCAgatgtcatctcattagccatctcggcgaagtgaggtgttacaggttactacattcggcacattgaaagccaaatttgtcttagtttgaccaatataAGAAAAGATATGTTTTTTGCAATTTAGTACAACAAAGATGGAAATTGGTGTGTCATGCAATAAAATATATCTAGTGACAGCGTTATATAAGAGTTTCAAAAGTCTTGCAAATCATGCTATCGTTAAATAAGAGTTTATTTGccattaatataatttttaaaacaaaattaaatgccATTCTAAGACAGATCAGATTTATGTAAATTGATAAACTCAGTTTTGATTATCTAAAGTAAGAATCATCATTTCCATCTTTTCTCTTCAGAGGAATTAACTATTAGCAATTTATACACATATTTTCTTCTGCTAACTTAGTGTGAATACATGGCTAATTATTTGGTTGTCTAGTGAAAGGTTTAAGGCCAACGTTCAAAAGTATAAAAAGGCATCGTTCCACTAAAGATAAGCTTTGTCCATATTTTTCTAAATATGTGAAAGAACATATCAGATTAAAATATATGGAGAGGGTATATCTCTGGTGGAAATGTCTACTTTTGTACTTTTGGATATTCAATCTAACCTTTCAATATGCAAGCAGGTAATTTTGTCATGTATTTAGATCATGTGAAAAGAAGatagtttgtgtgtgtgtgtgtatatatatacgaGTAATATCTAATTCACCTAAAGAGAAAGCTtagtaaaaattgaaattaaatgtaaaatgtcaataaaacaaaattaataaagtaataattaattttacatCCCTTTGAATGTTTGTGTCGTCATTGCTTGAAAACGTATTTGTCAACCTTGTAAGTTCGTTGCTGagttagcattttttttttttcggttcctaaaattgtaaaacaaagtgttaaaaaaaaacgttttatagcagttaataaataatatgtaataATTATTTGACATAGATGGAAAATGGAGTCATATGTAGGATGAAAGAgtaaaaactaaatttgaataaataaaaaataatttgtaatCCATAATCATGCATCATTATCTATTTTATGCTAAACATAAAAGATAAGGACTATTACTATGAGTGAATCTAGTGTTTTTGGTATGGGTGTTCTAAACCAAAAGCAACCAGAAGCAACAAGAAAAAGGGAGAACCACGGATGATCAACACGTGGCATAATGTAAACCAAAAGCAACCAGAAAAGGCTTTAAATACTGGACTTGAGAGTGATAGGAGGAAGAAGCACGGATAATGGACAGGTAGATATAAGAAACAGtgagagagaaataaaataataacatgcatagaaaagaaaacccactttcagagagagagaagttgcAACAGCCAGTGAGAGAGTTCATGAGaaatacaattatatatataataaacaaaacaatcacCAATTGTTTTACCCCGTGGATAAACACATTAGTTTTTGGACAGTACCCATCCGCTAGCTTTAGTATATATAGAATATCAATAGTTTGATCCTCATATTTGTAATACAGTAATTCAATAACATTATCTGACATATAAAGGATCTCAAATAAAGTGACGATTCCTCTTgacatgttttgtttttttagataATCAGAGGATATCTTGTTATAGCAATTACAAAGGTGTTGTTGAATTTTAGTGATATAGCATCTACTTTGAAAGCGTAGCTGGGTCAAGGAACCCAAACCCAATAGATAAATAATCTCAACTAAATTCCATACGAGGATACGAGTACGATTTCAATTATACTACGTAACTGTGAAGaacaaaatgaaatagaaaaaaaggaacaaaagacTCGCGATATAATTCATGGGCACACAACCGATTAAAAAACCATTATGAAATAAGTACTTTTACAAGACTCAACAAGACAAACATCTACTACACTTGAAGTTTTCTCTTGTACATTTAATCTTGTAGCACACAATCTTTCTTTTGCTCTCTTTTGGATGAACACGACGCACTCAGCAGGTTCTCCTCACAACTAAAGAGATTGCACTCAACTTCGTCACATAGATGGACACAACTTCTTCACACAAATGAATATGATGAATAATATGAAAGGTATGACGTGTTTCACTAAGATCACTCTTCTAACCTAGAACTCAAGAACTTTGCTTTAAACCTTTTATGCTCAAATCTTATAACCAAGCAAAGATGAATGATAGGCTTGATTTCCTATGAAACCAACAACCTAGAATAAAGGAAACTGGAATTATGTACTAGAATAAAATCAAATTGATTTTATTTCTTAAAACTAGGCAATTAAACTGATATTATAATCTTCAAGATGTACAATGATGTGATTCtcgttttctatatgaaagcaaatttccgccgtctttagtcttgacaaaaatgcatctgcaaaacaatcaacacatttgatcaaagacctaagcctcacgcgcccacgaggtGGGGGGCGGGGGGTGTTAGGTCaatggatctccgatgcctaagtcagtTTCTCTGAGGAGAATaaagtgtttatgttttttttagggTAGCAAAAGCTCTGAAAATTTGGTAAAAtatgaggtatttatagggataagGCCGACTATAGTGTTAGGGtcttaccctacacatgatggCATCCTATTAGCCAAGgtgtttatggagaaatattctcataATATTCCCAAGAcattaaatagaaaataatatcttgagacaATAGATTAATTATctctaatttatttaaattggaATTACTTAattgattggagtcaatcttcaattaggaatgtattaaagataggatttaggtaattaatccttatctttaattccttgccaAGGTCAGATGAGATGTGCACAATCGTATTCAGCTGCAGAGACATTCAATAGTGTGAGCTACGCGTGGGAGCATCTGAGAagcctgcccatttattgagggcaatcttgactttcaagagaaaaaaattcatatgtcgtctctagaatttttgggattattttaatCTCTACAAATACCCCTACACCTACTAGGCTGCAAGCAAGAAAATGATAGTAGGTGTAGAAATCTCAAACTACTTGGGCTTGTAAagttgtttcccaatttgaacctaatctcctttcttgttttgaaGATAGACTTCTTTTAGGAAAAGAAAACCAATTGCCCCAAATACCTATTCCATTCTGCCTTAAGCAgtggattaaataaatttgaaaaacaattattattccaacaaggaaaagaagcaaaaggaaattttgcttccccctcccctagctttcttcttctcttgctCTTGTAAAGAGTCGTCTCTCGTTGTTCTTCTCCAtgccgcaccaaggtaagaaaaatttgaattttcttcttgaATGTTTTTGGGAGTCTTgggacttgaaaaattggcTCGGCAGGAGCTAAGAGGTGTGAGTGGCGTGGCAGGGATGCCACGGGGCTGCTGGTGGTGCGGCAAGAAGGTCGGCTGGCCTGGGCAAAGGGCTTGGGTCGGCTCGGGCTGAGGGGATCAGCGTGCTAGGGCACGAGGAGGCCGATTTGCAAGGACAATTGATTGCTAATTTGTTGAAATGCCATAACGGCTGCAAAGAGCATCGATTTGTTTCTCAAAGGACTGAAAGCTCAGCGATTGATGTTTTGCAAGCTGAAAAAGTATGAAAtacaacccaaaagaaaaagtacTCAGAATGAATAACAGTAGTTTATACATTGTTGGCTCAAGTTAGATTGTTAGTTTGTTACCAAGCACTTATAAGTTTTATTAATGACTCATAGGAGGCAATTTattatttctctcttttcttgtttgttcaatcttctttctcttctccgCAGTTATACAATGTCTTGTTTTTGATCAATGATTCGCTTCTTAGAACAAGGGCAACTAGGCAATCAAGAAAACTCAAAAGGGCCAGAGCCTAAAACCCCACCTGAACAAGCTCCACTGTAGGGCCGAGAACTAATTAAAAGGGAGCAGCAAAGAGAACGAAAAAACAGACActaaacagaaaacaaaacagaTGACAAACTGAAGAACCTAAGTTCGCACACTAAATAGTTAGCCATTATCGCACCAATAGTTTTAATGGCAATGTGAAACTTAACAGATATAGAAATGTTATCCAACCTGTATCACTTCGAACATGAGATTAAAAACGATTTCCACATATGGAAACAATAATCACTCGTCAAAGCCTCAAAATGAATGACGTCTCTCAAATGCTTTGATGATAATGTAACATAGAGTGTTGGTTAGTAGAGATGATTGAATCCAGACTCCATCAGTACGACATTATTACCAAGACATAACTAACCAAAAATCCACATATTTTAAGCATGTCAAAGAGGTTTTAAACTGAAGACATACCCCGAGAAGCAGTGGTCTGTGCATCTGCCATGAACTCTGCATACGAAGCCCGAAAAAAAAGCAGTAGGATGCACTTGATGAATAAGCACTACAAACATACAATCAGAAGTAAGTAAACGAAACAAAGAAAGACTAGATTAATATACCGCCATTGCTTCCCGACTTTCAGTAATCCTTTGGGTCATCTTCTTGTATTCCTTATCTGCTTCATCCAACACTTGTTGGCATGCCTGGCTCTGGATCTGACGGTACAAAGAGACATATAATTAGGCGAAAAAATCGTGCCCTAGACTGAATTCCAATGCTCCTCTTCCCTAACTATACTACCACTGAGTACTAGTTCATCATACAGCAGACAAAACCTTATATTAAATAGACATAaagttttaattataaataagaattaattagatttaaatttattttgctTTAGCAGACCTTATAACAGTAATGAGGTTTAACAATGATATGAAAGTGAGATTAAATCAACATAATGTCATTATTTGGCgaaaattcaaatttctgcTCTCTCAGgtattttctcagcaaccaaacagacacTAATCCACCAACTCCGAGACTAAATAATGCAAAAGTACGACAACAGAGAAtcaatatgagagagagagaccttgaATCGCTTGTGGAAGCGAGATTGAGAGGAATCAAAATCCTTGAGGATCTCACAGTGGGATCTGTCGACGTGGAGCTTGAGATCGCGGAGACGAGAGGAGGCGAGGTGCTTGAGATCAGGAATCGAAGCTAAAGCGTTACTTTTGGGGGATTCCATGAGCGCCGCCGCAACAGAGGCTGAGGCTCCTCCTCCGGCAGCGTCGACAGCCCTCTTGCGCCTGCTGCTGGTATTGAAAATTGGTGATTTCGGTGACGGTTGGTTTGCAGGGGAAGAAGCCACTGGAAATTGTAACCGCGTTTCCAGAAAGTTCGCAGTTAAGCATCTCCGGGTTCGACTTCCGCTTCCGCTTCCGCCGCTTTTCTTCATCTCTCCGGTCGCTTACTCGTCTTCTTTCAGTTTTTCCTTTCTCAGCTCTGtgttttgaaaatttcaaaatttctaaGAAAATGGAGTTGGCGCCTTGACAGGTCATTTATATGTACGGGATTTTATATGCACATTTTGGGCTAACAAAAtacagaaataaaaaataataattgtatcGACCTTCAAcgaattttatcattttcttttattggaTATTATTTTTCTAACTAAAAAGTAGTGAAGTTGCGAAATCTACACTAAAACGTTACATTTGATGCAAAGTAAAATGTACGGATGAGATTTAACGAAACAGATATTATATATTCAACAATCTTCATTATTATTTCGGTGCATCACGGcttgtagaaaaaggtatgtaggctaaaaaatatatttgttattgatacgtgaatgtggaaaaatggaagagaatgcaaatggaagagaatgcttatggaagagaatgcaaatggaagagaatgcttattttttcattatgtttctctacaagattacaaggatatatatacatgatacaaatgtgtaggtaggacaaggtagccgtcctagtgtgtaggtaggacaaggtaggacggctgtagaggacaaggtagccgtcctagtgtgtaggtaggacaaggtaggacggctgtaggacggcttgacggctgtaggacgactagtgtgtaggtaggacaaggtaggacggctgtaggacggcttattcttccaataataatattatatacaattacacaaggactccaaccatattccttatttgtctaacactccccctcaagttggagagtggatgtcaagaactcccaacttgcgtaacatacccgaaaacttttctttcccaagaggtttggtaaacaagtctgccaactgttgtgccgtacccacatgcttggtctctattgtgccatctacaatcttatctcgtataaagtgacaatccatctcaatgtgacgagttcgttcatgaaaaacaggattggcagccatatgtaacgctgcttgattatcacaaaataaaatggaaggaccatccaaaggaatgttcaaatccttcaacaaaaaacgaagccaaactatctcgcaacaagtacctgccatggccctatattccgcctctgctgaagagagggaaacggttttctgtcgtttcgtccgccaagaaatcaaagaaccgcccaa encodes the following:
- the LOC137709703 gene encoding uncharacterized protein — protein: MKKSGGSGSGSRTRRCLTANFLETRLQFPVASSPANQPSPKSPIFNTSSRRKRAVDAAGGGASASVAAALMESPKSNALASIPDLKHLASSRLRDLKLHVDRSHCEILKDFDSSQSRFHKRFKIQSQACQQVLDEADKEYKKMTQRITESREAMASSWQMHRPLLLGLAKHQSLSFQSFEKQIDALCSRYGISTN